Proteins encoded by one window of Leptospira barantonii:
- a CDS encoding circularly permuted type 2 ATP-grasp protein: MVQNFMVNPSNARLNLREGYSPIPSVYDELYDGEGKLRPKYEFLINSLESLSEEELNRRKRDSLRILQENGVTYNVYEEPGAVERLWSLDLFPVLMESKEWEEVERGLIQRAELLDAIFKDVYGPRKLLYDKKIPPEILFSSLDFLRQCNGFGHSTINELCFMASDLARQEDGSFVVIGDRIQAPSGSGYSLENRIVLSRIFPSIYRDSQVHRVALYFRSLRKALQSQSKIQDREPVIVLLTPGAGNETYFEHAYLAGYLGFTLAQAEDLTVRNNFVFIKTVEGLQQVDVIFRRVVDSYMDPLELKGDSLLGVPGILNVIREGNVRVANPVGSGFLENRAIHPFLSSLCRYYLSEDLILPNVRTLWMGNPESMKEVFDRPDRFVFKRAVRDPLEPGVFLSSLPKNEIEEIRKKTILHPERYVAQEIVNGSTCPVLSGGRLIQGRSVFRAFTTLSENGYMTMPGGLVRVTENVEDLIVTNQTGAISKDLWVLASEEKKDLTLLPGKTERMQIKRSGASIPSRVADNMFWMGRYAERSENQARLLREVILKMIHMEESYEKEQVQLLLQTVTHVTATYPGFLQLNLDDPLRGAKEQMFAQVFSHDVAGSIQSDLNSFVRSSKSVRDRLSEDMRYILSTIETENTGKLQSYDEVLEYLILLITRLASLSGLGIESMSRETGWYFMNMGKRIERASYTIRLVTSVLNLSTLYNKSMFEVLLNINDIKITYRRRYRYRIEAESVLDILLFDETNPRSLAYQLRKMSDYVSYLPHSEKEEATAEERIVSEVRNRFIQEDAKRLFEYVNPSLSIVRWLNDINYQIASLSESIGSRYFRYVEEQIQLGDYNG, encoded by the coding sequence ATGGTTCAGAATTTTATGGTCAACCCATCCAACGCCAGATTGAACTTGCGGGAAGGATACAGTCCGATTCCGTCCGTTTACGACGAGCTCTACGACGGAGAGGGTAAACTCAGGCCCAAATACGAATTTTTAATCAATTCCCTCGAATCGTTAAGCGAAGAGGAATTAAACCGAAGAAAGAGGGACTCTCTTCGTATCCTTCAGGAAAACGGTGTGACATACAACGTGTACGAGGAACCGGGCGCGGTGGAGCGGCTTTGGTCCTTGGATCTTTTTCCCGTTTTGATGGAAAGCAAAGAATGGGAGGAAGTGGAACGCGGTCTCATTCAAAGAGCGGAACTTCTCGACGCGATCTTTAAGGACGTTTACGGTCCGAGAAAACTTCTGTATGATAAAAAAATTCCTCCCGAAATTCTTTTCAGTTCTCTCGATTTTTTAAGACAGTGCAACGGATTCGGTCATTCCACGATCAACGAGCTTTGTTTTATGGCGTCCGATCTTGCGAGACAAGAAGACGGAAGTTTCGTAGTAATCGGAGATCGAATTCAAGCTCCGAGCGGTTCGGGTTATTCGCTGGAGAATCGAATCGTTCTTTCGAGAATTTTTCCTTCCATCTATCGAGATTCTCAAGTGCATCGTGTTGCCTTGTATTTTCGTTCTTTAAGAAAGGCTCTTCAATCCCAATCCAAGATTCAAGACCGTGAACCGGTCATCGTTCTTTTAACGCCGGGCGCGGGAAACGAAACTTACTTCGAACACGCATATCTCGCCGGTTATCTCGGTTTTACTTTGGCTCAAGCCGAAGACTTAACGGTGAGAAATAATTTCGTATTCATCAAAACGGTGGAAGGTCTTCAACAAGTAGACGTGATCTTTCGAAGAGTCGTCGATTCTTATATGGATCCTCTCGAACTTAAAGGGGATTCTCTTTTGGGTGTACCAGGAATTTTGAATGTGATTCGGGAAGGAAACGTAAGGGTCGCCAATCCGGTCGGCTCCGGTTTTCTGGAGAATCGTGCGATTCATCCTTTCCTTTCCTCCCTTTGCAGATATTATCTTTCCGAAGATCTGATTTTGCCTAACGTAAGAACTTTGTGGATGGGAAATCCGGAATCCATGAAAGAAGTTTTTGATCGGCCCGATCGTTTCGTTTTTAAAAGAGCGGTTCGAGATCCGTTGGAACCGGGTGTTTTTCTTTCGTCCTTGCCGAAGAACGAAATCGAAGAGATCCGAAAAAAAACGATTCTTCATCCTGAAAGATACGTGGCTCAGGAAATCGTAAACGGTTCCACTTGTCCGGTTCTTTCGGGAGGTCGTTTGATCCAAGGCCGTTCGGTATTTCGAGCGTTTACCACACTTTCCGAAAACGGTTATATGACGATGCCGGGCGGTTTGGTTCGAGTTACCGAAAACGTGGAAGACCTGATCGTAACAAATCAAACCGGAGCGATTTCGAAAGACCTTTGGGTTCTCGCTTCCGAAGAGAAAAAGGATCTCACACTTCTTCCCGGTAAAACGGAAAGAATGCAGATCAAACGTTCGGGCGCGAGTATTCCGAGTCGGGTCGCGGACAATATGTTCTGGATGGGACGTTATGCGGAACGTTCGGAGAACCAAGCGAGATTGTTACGCGAAGTGATCCTGAAGATGATTCACATGGAAGAATCGTACGAAAAGGAACAGGTTCAACTTCTTCTTCAAACGGTGACTCATGTGACCGCGACGTATCCCGGATTTTTACAACTCAATCTGGACGATCCTTTACGCGGAGCCAAAGAGCAGATGTTCGCTCAGGTTTTTTCTCACGATGTCGCGGGGAGCATTCAGTCGGATCTGAATTCTTTCGTACGGTCTTCGAAATCGGTTCGGGATCGATTGTCGGAGGATATGAGATATATTCTTTCCACGATCGAAACCGAAAACACGGGAAAACTTCAGTCTTACGATGAAGTATTAGAATATTTGATTCTTCTAATAACCAGACTTGCCTCTCTTTCCGGTTTGGGAATCGAAAGTATGTCCCGGGAAACCGGCTGGTATTTTATGAATATGGGTAAAAGAATCGAACGTGCGTCTTATACGATTCGCCTCGTCACTTCGGTTTTGAATCTTTCCACTCTCTATAACAAAAGTATGTTCGAAGTTTTGTTGAACATCAACGATATTAAGATCACGTATAGAAGACGATACAGATATAGAATCGAGGCCGAGTCCGTTTTGGATATTCTTCTGTTCGACGAAACGAACCCTAGGTCCTTGGCGTATCAACTTCGTAAGATGAGCGATTACGTTTCTTATCTTCCTCATTCCGAAAAGGAAGAGGCGACCGCGGAGGAAAGAATCGTCTCCGAAGTAAGAAATCGTTTTATCCAAGAAGACGCAAAAAGACTTTTCGAATACGTCAATCCTTCCTTGAGCATCGTTCGTTGGTTGAACGATATCAACTATCAAATCGCTTCCTTGTCGGAATCGATCGGCTCCCGATATTTCCGGTATGTCGAAGAACAGATTCAACTCGGAGATTACAATGGCTGA
- a CDS encoding transglutaminase family protein has product MAEYTVKHVTRYSYQEEVSHCHNLAHMCPVTNRHQDCSDLKLRVLPGPSVSGYRKDYFGNLVYSFSVEDSHQSLEIVSESKVTTHPVDYGDLNHSPKVSEIPVLLKSSHSKEDLEALEYVADSAFVSTGSLFENFALEMLDTQKPLLQAVSDYTLKFFNTFEFKSGATTIHTPPAQVLKNKKGVCQDFTHLSIAALRSLGIPCRYVSGYIETFPPPGQKKLQGSDASHAWFSVYSPGIGWVDYDPTNGKMLSEEYIFTSVGRDFADVSPLKGILFGGGKHKLKVEVDVIRG; this is encoded by the coding sequence ATGGCTGAATATACGGTGAAACACGTTACGCGATACAGCTATCAGGAAGAGGTTTCGCATTGTCACAATCTTGCGCATATGTGTCCCGTAACGAATCGTCATCAGGATTGTAGCGATCTTAAACTGCGTGTTCTACCCGGTCCTTCCGTTTCCGGTTATCGAAAAGATTATTTCGGCAATTTGGTTTATTCTTTTTCGGTGGAAGATTCTCATCAGTCCTTGGAGATCGTTTCGGAAAGTAAGGTGACGACCCACCCGGTGGACTATGGAGATTTGAATCATTCTCCCAAGGTTTCCGAAATTCCGGTTCTTCTGAAATCCTCTCATTCCAAAGAGGATTTGGAAGCCTTGGAATATGTTGCCGATTCCGCTTTTGTGAGCACGGGTTCATTGTTCGAGAATTTCGCTTTGGAAATGTTGGACACGCAAAAACCGCTTTTACAGGCTGTCTCCGATTATACTTTAAAATTCTTTAATACGTTTGAGTTTAAATCCGGAGCGACCACGATCCACACTCCACCGGCACAGGTTTTAAAAAACAAGAAGGGTGTTTGTCAGGATTTCACTCATCTTTCGATCGCGGCTTTGAGAAGTCTGGGAATCCCTTGCAGATACGTTTCCGGTTATATCGAAACCTTTCCTCCTCCGGGTCAGAAAAAACTGCAGGGTTCGGACGCGTCTCACGCTTGGTTTTCGGTTTATTCTCCCGGAATCGGTTGGGTGGATTACGATCCTACAAACGGTAAAATGTTAAGCGAAGAATATATTTTCACCTCGGTCGGTCGAGACTTTGCGGACGTATCTCCACTCAAAGGAATTTTGTTCGGCGGCGGCAAACATAAACTCAAGGTGGAAGTGGACGTGATTCGGGGATAG
- a CDS encoding GNAT family N-acetyltransferase, translated as MPKAKTNSGQFQIANLLPEHREAAIELINQFFRMLNSLELDGVFKIRPRAGTKMMDVYLKLRGTGKVLLLGGFLGEELVSILIARTEDKPYLEEQKTLFIDLAVTKRGKQKAGYMKPLVLACETWAKDQDFKSVELRAIAENENAVSFWKAMGYDSFYVRFRKLV; from the coding sequence ATGCCAAAAGCCAAAACCAATTCGGGACAATTTCAAATCGCCAACCTTCTCCCCGAGCACAGGGAAGCCGCGATCGAACTCATCAATCAATTCTTTCGTATGCTCAATTCTCTCGAGTTGGACGGAGTTTTTAAGATTCGTCCTCGAGCCGGAACGAAGATGATGGACGTTTATCTGAAACTGAGGGGAACCGGAAAGGTTCTTTTGCTCGGCGGTTTTTTGGGAGAAGAACTCGTTTCGATTCTAATCGCAAGAACGGAAGATAAGCCGTATCTGGAAGAACAAAAAACCCTCTTTATCGACCTCGCAGTCACCAAACGAGGAAAACAAAAAGCCGGCTACATGAAACCTCTCGTTCTTGCCTGCGAAACATGGGCGAAAGATCAGGATTTCAAAAGTGTGGAACTCAGAGCGATCGCCGAAAACGAAAACGCGGTTTCCTTTTGGAAGGCGATGGGTTACGACTCCTTCTACGTTCGTTTTCGAAAATTAGTTTAG
- a CDS encoding DUF2141 domain-containing protein: MTLHKTNSTLSTGGPIIENSKQKYSKRILNILFLLFIYSTFHFQTRPILAQTPAGAAPLTVQITGLHNNQGQVLISVYDQSEGFPKKHSKALRSERVKINNGATTIVFSLPPGEYAVAVAHDENTNNELDTNLVGMPKEGVGVSNNVKGFMGPPKYDDAKFKFTATGKTIEIKINYL, from the coding sequence ATGACATTGCACAAAACGAACTCAACGCTTTCTACCGGGGGACCTATAATCGAAAATTCAAAACAAAAATATTCAAAACGGATTTTGAATATTCTATTTTTATTATTTATTTATTCGACATTCCACTTTCAAACACGGCCGATTCTCGCACAAACGCCCGCCGGCGCCGCTCCACTAACCGTACAAATCACCGGGCTTCACAACAATCAAGGTCAAGTTTTGATCAGCGTCTACGATCAAAGCGAAGGGTTCCCTAAAAAACATTCCAAAGCGTTGCGAAGCGAACGAGTCAAAATCAACAATGGCGCTACAACGATCGTATTTTCATTGCCTCCGGGAGAATACGCGGTCGCAGTCGCTCACGATGAAAACACAAATAACGAGCTTGATACGAATTTGGTCGGTATGCCGAAAGAAGGAGTCGGAGTATCGAACAACGTCAAAGGTTTTATGGGGCCGCCAAAATACGACGACGCTAAGTTTAAATTTACCGCAACCGGAAAAACGATCGAGATAAAGATCAACTATCTCTAA